A window of Phenylobacterium sp. NIBR 498073 genomic DNA:
CGGCGGTGGTCGACGGGCGCCTAAGGGCGATCGGCCTGGAGCGCCTGCGGGTGATCGACGCCTCGGTGATGCCGACCATCACCTCGGGCAACACCAACACCCCGACCATCATGATCGCCGAGCGCGGCGCGCGCCTGGCGCTTGAGGACGCGCGTTAGGCCCGCTTAGCGCCGCGGGGCGTGGGCGATGCGCAGGATGTTGGCCGCGCCGGGCGAACCCATCGGCAGGCCGGCCAGGATGATCACCCGCTGGTTGGGCTGGGCCAGGTCGGCGGCCATCGCCTGGTCGACGGCCAGCTTGGCCAGTTCCTCGGCGTCGCCGACCTGCGGGACCACCCGCGGCTCCACCCCCCAGACCAGAGCCAGCTTGCGCGCGGCGTGCAGGTTCGGGGTCAGGGCCAGGGTCGGCTGCAGCGGCCGCTCGCGCGCCAGCCGCAAGGCCGTGCGCCCAGTCGTGGTGAAGGCCGCGATGCAGGCGGTCGAGGCGGTCTCGGCCGCGCGGCTGGCGGCCGCCACCAGGGCGTCGGCGTCAGCGTCCTCGACCGGGTACTCGGCGCGCATCAGCTCGGGCCAGCGCGGGTCCTGCTCCACCCTCGTCAGGATGCGGTTCATGATCGTCACCGCCTCGACCGGAAATTCGCCGGCGGCGGTCTCGGCCGACAGCATCACCGCGTCGGCGCCCTCGTAGACCGCGCCGGCCACGTCGGAGGCCTCGGCCCGCGTCGGGGTCGGGGCGTGGATCATCGACTCGAGCATCTGGGTGGCGATGATCACCGGGATGCCGCGCGTGCGCGCGGCGCGGACCAGCGATTTCTGCACCACCGGCACGTCCTCGGGGTTCAGCTCCACGCCGAGGTCGCCGCGCGCCACCATCACCCCGTCGCAGAGGTCGAGGATCTCGTCGAGCGCCTCGATCGCCGCCGGCTTTTCGATCTTGGCGAGCACCGCGGCGCGGCCCTGCACGATCTGGCGCAGCTCGGCCATGTCCGAGGCGCGTTGCACGAAGCTCAGCGCCACCCAGTCGACGTTCTGCTGCAGCGCGAAGGCCAGATCCTCACGGTCCTTGGCGGTCAGGGCAGGCACCGGAATGGCGTGGCCCGGCAGGTTCAGGCCCTTGTGGTTCGAGAGGGCCTCGCCGGATATCACCTCGGTCTCGGCGAAGCCGGGGCCGTTGCGGCGCACCCGCAGCCGCACCTTGCCGTCGTCGAGCAGGATGTCCGAGCCCGGCCGCAGCACGCTGAACACCTCGGCCAGCGGCACGCCCACGCGGCTGGCGTCGCCCAGCTCCTCGGAGACGTCGAGCCGGAAGTCCTGGCCGACCTTCAGCCGCACGCTGCGGTCGGCGAACTCGCCCAGCCGGATCTTCGGGCCCTGCAGGTCGGCCAGCACCGCCAGCGGCCGGCCCACCGCCGCCTCGGCGGCGCGGACATTGGCGATGGTCCGCGCATGGTCCTCATGCACGCCGTGGCTGAAGTTCACGCGGAACACGTCCGCGCCGGCCATGGCGAGTTGCACGACCTTGCCGGCCTCGCGGCTGGCGGGTCCCAGGGTCGCGACAATGCGGGCGCGGCGGGCGCGGATCATCTGGCCTCCATCTGCTGGTTCGGGTCGGTCGCACTATGGCCCAACCCGCGGCGGAAGGGAGTCTTTCCCCGATCGGGGTCGATTCGAGAACGGCCGGACGGCACAATCGGCAAGAACCTGGAGGCGCTTC
This region includes:
- the pyk gene encoding pyruvate kinase produces the protein MIRARRARIVATLGPASREAGKVVQLAMAGADVFRVNFSHGVHEDHARTIANVRAAEAAVGRPLAVLADLQGPKIRLGEFADRSVRLKVGQDFRLDVSEELGDASRVGVPLAEVFSVLRPGSDILLDDGKVRLRVRRNGPGFAETEVISGEALSNHKGLNLPGHAIPVPALTAKDREDLAFALQQNVDWVALSFVQRASDMAELRQIVQGRAAVLAKIEKPAAIEALDEILDLCDGVMVARGDLGVELNPEDVPVVQKSLVRAARTRGIPVIIATQMLESMIHAPTPTRAEASDVAGAVYEGADAVMLSAETAAGEFPVEAVTIMNRILTRVEQDPRWPELMRAEYPVEDADADALVAAASRAAETASTACIAAFTTTGRTALRLARERPLQPTLALTPNLHAARKLALVWGVEPRVVPQVGDAEELAKLAVDQAMAADLAQPNQRVIILAGLPMGSPGAANILRIAHAPRR